DNA sequence from the Lysinibacillus sp. OF-1 genome:
ACATTGAACAGATTAACAGTAGATAGAGAGCCAAGAAGGGAACGGTTACAAGCAAACTAAGCAGAAAAGAAAATTAAGCAGCTGAACAGTCAAAAGTTACGAATGTGATACATGAAAAATACAAGGATGTTCAGGATTTGTTCAGTACCATGTAGTAAGCTATTTTATGTAATCTTGTCAATGTCTTAAACTGTAAGCAAACCAAGAAAGACTAGGCTTCTTTTGTAAGCCTAGTCTTTTTTGTTCGTGCAATGGATAGGATTTCTGGAAGAGATGAATAGAGCTCATAAAGTGACGGATTCAGCTTCCAAACTGGCGGTTAGAACGACATCATTCGCCTTTAAGTTTTTGGAATGGAGAAGGAGATGGTTGTGCCTTGATCAATGACACTGTTTATCGTTAATTCCACGCCAAATAATTGCTTTAGACGTTGTTCCGTATTGACAAGACCTACGCTTGTTTTCTTTTCAGGTATCCTATGTTCAAAGCCAACACCGTTATCAGAAATGGCTATTGTAAAAAGCTTCTCCATCTCTTTGATGCAGATGGTCACAGTACCCCCCTCTCGACGAGGTAAAATACCATGCTGGATAGCATTTTCGACCAAGGTTTGTAACGACAGTGGAGGAACAAACAGACTCATCTGATTAGGAATATTCCACACAACTCGTATCCTGTCACCAAAGCGAATTTGTTCAATTGCAATATAGGCGCGTACAAGCTTTAATTCATAGTCGATAGGCACGACTAAATCGACATTTTGGAAATCGAAACTCATTTGTAGGTAATCACTAAAGGCCAGTAGTAATTCCTCCATTTTTTCATCATCTACTCCATTTAAAGAAATAATAGAATTCAGTGTATTGAAGAAAAAGTGAGGTTGAATTTGTGCTTGGAGCCATGCAGCTTCAATGCGAAGACGTTCCTCACTAGATTGCTTCATCTGAATGAGTGCTTGAACACGTGATTTAAGCTCCATGTATTCCATTGGTTTCCTAATGTAGTCATTTGCTCCACTTAAAAAGGCGAGTCGAATATCTTCACTTTGCTGTCGAGCTGTTAAAAATAATATGGGCAGCTCTGAAATTGAGAATTTTTCACGAATGTACTTTGCCAATTCATAGCCAGACATATGCGGCATCATAATGTCGGAAATAACTAAATCAAAGCTACTCTCTTGTAGTTTTCTAAGAGCTTCGGTCCCACTTAAAGCTGTTTCAATTTCAAAGGGTTCAGTCGAAAATGCATTCACGAGAACTTGTAAGTTTACAGCATCATCATCCACGACAAGAATTCTTGCCTGACTGGTCACCAAAGTAGTTTCTTCAGTGGAAGCGGCAAAGCTTTCTTTCATTTGCGATAAATCATTTAACAATGACGTAAATTTTAATAATGTTGTATCCATTTCAGTAGTGGAGTCACTGTATTCCACTGTTTGTGTCTTTGCTATGGGTAAGGAGAACGTAAAGGATGAGCCTTCCCCAAGAGTGGAAGTCAACGATATTGTCCCACCGTGCAAAGATATAAGCTCTTGGCAAATACTTAAGCCTAATCCGAGGCCCCCACTTACCGACGTCATTGTTGAATCAACTTGCTCATAAGGGTCGAATATTCTTTCTTGCATATCCTTTTCAATGCCAATTCCTGTATCTGTAACGGAAATATATAATTTTTTACCAACCACTTCGGCATCAATCGTAATGGAGCCCTGCTCTGTAAATTTAATGGCATTATGAATTAGGTTGGAAAAAATTTGAATTAATCGTGTCTCATCTGCTAACACAAAAGGTGAATTAGTAGGTATCCGTATGATAAGCTCAATTGGTTTTCCTTTCAGCATAAAACGAAACATATTGCTAACCCCACTTGCGAGATTATAAGCATTCAAAGGTTTGGGCTGCAGTCGAAGCGTTTTTTCTTTTAGCTTTACTAGATCTAATAAATCATCTAGCATATGGGTCATGTGATTACCGATTCTTACCAATAGTTTTAAATCACTTTGATCTTCTTTAGTTTCCTGTTTTGCTAACAAAGTTTGGGCGATGCTCATCATGCCGTGCAAAGGGTTTCGCAGCTCATGAGAGGTATTTGCTAGAAAATCATCCTTTGTACTTATTTCTTTTTGTAATTTCACAGAAAGCTTTTCAGTTTGTAAGGTTGATTGAAAATAGCGTGTAAACCAAAATGCGGATAATGCCGTTATACCAATTAATAAATCAAAAGGATAATGACTATAAGGTAGTGTAGCATTTTGTCTTATAGAGAAAAATAATGAATTAGTGACTACTGCTGTCCCTGTTAATAATAAAAATATTACGCCTTTTTGACCTTTTATCACGATAGACAATGTGAAAATCGTTATAATAATAGGCGAGACGATGAAAAGTATTATGAATATCATTTTTGTTTTAAAAATGTATTCTATCGGGGTTACTACAATAAATAATAAATAGGTAGCACATAGCAAAGGAACAATCGTTAATATTTTAGGCTTAGCGTATTCCTTCATCAATTCACGTAGGAACAAAACGAAAAACATCATATTGTTAATATAAGAAAAATAAAATAATTTGTTTGCCCAAATCCAATTGATAGGTAGGTAGCTAAATAAAATTTTATTGCTAGAAACGAGTACGGTTACACAGGTTGAAACAATAATCAAGGCAAAATAAAGAAGAGATTTATCCCGAATACCGATAATCC
Encoded proteins:
- a CDS encoding hybrid sensor histidine kinase/response regulator, which codes for MNFTNISTGIDAIQGTVNLRNIDTSHNFIIKLQKEWEFYPNVLLASENTQSVEQHKVYTNQPESWDQYFQHNDEVHYGSYRLKILKEHTAPQMYGITIPEGLAPYELYIDGQFIGGLGNLTADYTQTAPIGRPVTHYFTLNTNESEIIIQGVQTNPYVQGGFQKEIIFGDLHSMEQSKTFSITTQMAVCFVFIFYLLFTILLWIIGIRDKSLLYFALIIVSTCVTVLVSSNKILFSYLPINWIWANKLFYFSYINNMMFFVLFLRELMKEYAKPKILTIVPLLCATYLLFIVVTPIEYIFKTKMIFIILFIVSPIIITIFTLSIVIKGQKGVIFLLLTGTAVVTNSLFFSIRQNATLPYSHYPFDLLIGITALSAFWFTRYFQSTLQTEKLSVKLQKEISTKDDFLANTSHELRNPLHGMMSIAQTLLAKQETKEDQSDLKLLVRIGNHMTHMLDDLLDLVKLKEKTLRLQPKPLNAYNLASGVSNMFRFMLKGKPIELIIRIPTNSPFVLADETRLIQIFSNLIHNAIKFTEQGSITIDAEVVGKKLYISVTDTGIGIEKDMQERIFDPYEQVDSTMTSVSGGLGLGLSICQELISLHGGTISLTSTLGEGSSFTFSLPIAKTQTVEYSDSTTEMDTTLLKFTSLLNDLSQMKESFAASTEETTLVTSQARILVVDDDAVNLQVLVNAFSTEPFEIETALSGTEALRKLQESSFDLVISDIMMPHMSGYELAKYIREKFSISELPILFLTARQQSEDIRLAFLSGANDYIRKPMEYMELKSRVQALIQMKQSSEERLRIEAAWLQAQIQPHFFFNTLNSIISLNGVDDEKMEELLLAFSDYLQMSFDFQNVDLVVPIDYELKLVRAYIAIEQIRFGDRIRVVWNIPNQMSLFVPPLSLQTLVENAIQHGILPRREGGTVTICIKEMEKLFTIAISDNGVGFEHRIPEKKTSVGLVNTEQRLKQLFGVELTINSVIDQGTTISFSIPKT